One window of Halonatronomonas betaini genomic DNA carries:
- a CDS encoding sugar ABC transporter substrate-binding protein, with protein MKKVIGLMLALVMVFGMANVVEASTPGQLLIWADDTRTPVLEDIKGEFEEMYGIPVEVQEKPFGDIRDDLAIEGPAGEGPDIIVGAHDWMGELVANGLIEPINLESPDLFMETGLDAFMWGEDLYGMPYAIEAIGLFYNKDIVEEPPATFEEFSEMVRNLRDRDEGKYGFVMPQPDPYHTFPFFSGYGGYVFGEDEDGVLNPMDIGLNNEGSIRALEELVELYDGYIPYIDYETMMSIFTSGDAGMMLTGPWAAADIRDAGIDYGFTSLPTMNGNDPRPFVGVQGFMISSFSENRILAQTFLNEFVATEDVMYRFYEIDDRPPTFIPAGDRASEDPDTAGVLESAETGVPMPAITEMAAVWSAWEDALSLALNQDQTAEEALNDAVDQIITTIEESE; from the coding sequence ATGAAAAAAGTAATTGGTTTAATGCTTGCTTTAGTTATGGTATTTGGTATGGCGAATGTTGTTGAAGCTTCAACTCCTGGTCAACTTCTAATTTGGGCCGATGATACAAGAACTCCTGTATTAGAAGATATCAAAGGGGAGTTCGAAGAAATGTATGGAATACCTGTAGAAGTACAGGAGAAGCCTTTTGGCGACATTAGAGATGATTTAGCGATAGAGGGGCCCGCAGGTGAAGGTCCAGATATTATTGTTGGAGCCCACGATTGGATGGGAGAATTAGTTGCTAATGGATTAATTGAGCCGATTAATTTGGAATCACCAGATCTATTCATGGAAACAGGCCTTGATGCATTTATGTGGGGCGAAGATTTATATGGTATGCCATATGCTATTGAAGCTATTGGCCTTTTCTATAATAAAGATATTGTAGAAGAGCCACCAGCTACATTTGAAGAATTCTCTGAAATGGTTAGAAATTTAAGAGATAGAGATGAAGGGAAATATGGTTTTGTAATGCCCCAACCTGATCCTTATCACACTTTCCCATTCTTTAGTGGCTATGGTGGTTATGTCTTTGGTGAAGATGAAGATGGAGTTTTAAATCCAATGGATATAGGACTTAACAATGAAGGATCAATAAGGGCACTTGAAGAACTAGTTGAACTTTACGACGGCTATATCCCTTATATCGATTATGAGACAATGATGAGTATCTTTACTAGTGGCGATGCAGGAATGATGTTAACTGGACCATGGGCTGCGGCAGATATTAGAGACGCAGGTATTGACTATGGATTTACAAGTCTTCCTACAATGAATGGTAATGATCCTCGTCCATTTGTTGGTGTTCAGGGCTTTATGATTTCTTCATTCTCTGAAAACAGAATACTTGCTCAGACATTTTTAAATGAATTTGTTGCAACTGAAGATGTAATGTATCGCTTTTATGAAATAGATGACCGTCCTCCAACATTTATTCCTGCTGGTGATAGAGCATCTGAAGATCCAGATACAGCTGGTGTTCTTGAAAGTGCTGAAACTGGAGTTCCAATGCCAGCAATTACAGAGATGGCTGCTGTCTGGAGTGCCTGGGAAGATGCACTTTCCTTAGCTCTAAATCAAGATCAAACTGCAGAAGAAGCATTAAATGATGCTGTTGATCAGATTATTACAACAATTGAAGAATCAGAATAA